The genomic interval TTTTCGTAAACTTGCGTGCACCCTCAAAATATCATCCCCGAGTCGTGTTAGGGAACCTCTTCAAAGGGCAGTATTGTTTTCAACGCTCTTTTCCATTGCGATTTGCAAATTCTCATTCAATCTAAGAATTTAAGGAGAACCAACGGACCCAAGATTGAAGTCAATTTCACGCGGATAGTTTCCACTAAGGACCCTCTCGACTCGGAACCATCGACTCCTTCAATGATCCTATAAGGAGACAAAAAAATCTTTCAATTGAAAAGTGTTCCTTCTCTTTCCGAGATTATCCTCGCGGACAAATCTTCAAAAAATGGAGGCACGTTTCTAAGGGTCGTAAAAATAATAATCTTTCGATTCGAAAAGACGATTTAAGATCTTAAAATCACCGTTTACCCGCGAGTGGGAATCTCATCCCGATGCGAAAACGTTTCTGCAAGAATTATGCGTTGTCGCTTATCCACTGCACTTTATACCGAACTCAATTTTTTGACTCTGAAAGCTAAAAACTTGAAAAGTATATTCAACAGATTCTGGAACTTAGAGAAAGGGTTATAAAAAATCTAAAACCGTCTTTGCCCGGACATTCGTGCGAATAAGACGGTTTTCTTCTTAAGCTAATAATTCACGCGATCGATTATTTGGACAGGGCTTCCGCTTCGATTGCCGGATAGGTCTTGACTTCTCGAATCTGAATCGTTTCCACTCTGTCCTCGCCCGCGATGATATCGGATAGAATCACTACCTGATCTCCGTCTTCGAGCCTTCCCGCTTTTTTTAAGGTTTCAATCGCAAGACGAATCGTTTTTTCAGGATCTCTGGAGAAATCGATACGATAGGGAATTACACCTCGAGTCAACCATAGCTTTCGTCTAACCGTTGTCATATTGGTAAAGGCGTAGATCAACGGGTAGTAAGGATGAAAGCCGGCCACATTCAAAGCCGTCGTTCCTCTCCTCGTGATAACGATGATCGCGGGGCACTTGAGAGAATCCGCAAGTTCCGAAGCGGACTTCGCCATTTGTTCCTTTTTATCCTGAGGAATTTTTTCCCTCACATAGTCGACACCGCCGGTCCGTTCGACACGTTGTGCGATCTTATCCATCATCTCCACACAACGAACGGGAAATTTACCAGCGGCAGTCTCACCGGAAAGCATAATAGCGTCCGCCTCCTCATATACTGCGTTCGCGACGTCGGTAACTTCCGCTCTCGTAGGAGAAGGGTTGTTGATCATCGACTCCAAAAGGTGGGTCGCGACGATCACTCTTTTACCGCGAAGCGCACATTCTTTGATAATAGCTCTTTGTAAGATCGGAAGTTCTTCGATCGGGACTTCTACACCCAAATCCCCTCTCGCTACCATCACACCATCCGAGGCCGCGACGATCTCTTTCATATTTCGAACCGCTTCCTGATCTTCGATCTTTGCGATGATCTGTGCGTGGCCCTTATTATCGTCGATGATCTTCTTTAATTGATTGATGTCCTCGACGGAGCGCACAAAGGAAAGAGCGATAAAGTCCACGTCTTCTTCCAAACCGAAAAGAATATCTTTCTGATCCTTAGCGGTAATCGAAGGAAGATTCACTCGGATTCCGGGAAGATTGATGTGTTTTCTGGAGCCGAGCCTTCCCCCGTCCAAAACCTTACACTTTAAAGCGAAGTCGTTGATTTCTTCCACGACAAGATTGATCAAACCGTTGTCTACGGTGACCGGGTCTCCTACTTTGAGATCCTTTACGATGTCCTTATAGTTTACGAATACGGATTGTTCCTCGGATTCTTCTCCGGGAATAATATGAAACGTGAACGTTTCTCCAACCTTGAGATCAAGATGGTCCACCTGAAGATCTCCCGTTCTGATTTCAGGGCCTTGTGTATCGAGTAGAATCGCGATCGGATTTTTAAGAACGTCTTTGTTGAGGGCTTTGATATTTCGGATGATGTTTCTATGAAACTCATGATTCCCGTGGGACATATTCAAACGCGCCACATTCATCCCGGCTTCCGCCAGCGCTTGAATCATTTTTTTCTCGGCGGTCGCAGGTCCAATGGTACAAATAATTTTGGTTTTTCTAAAAACAGAGGATTCGCTCTTCATGTAGTACCTTTATTCGGGAGAGCGGGGCTTTGGACAATCGGGAATCAGATTTTAGGCAGGGTTTTCTTCAGAAAATCATCGAGGGAAATACAGAAGTCAAAAAGGTCCTGGTCCGGCATACTCGCATCCTTTTGCTCGTTAATAATGGCGGATGCCTTTTCCATCAGATCTCTTCCGTTCTTCTTTAGATACCGTTTGGTGACAAGAATCGGGAACGTATATCTTTCCTCTTGATTTCGAACCATAAAAGAAAATATCTCGTTCTTCCCGAACTTCTTCAAGAAGTTGATTAAACCTTCCTCGTTGATTTCTCCTTCCATTTCATAAAGAAGAATGTTCCGATCCGGGTATTGCCGGTTCGACCAATAATCGTCCAACACGTCCAAAACTCTTTCGAGAAGTTTGGCATTCATCGGATCAATATCCTTCGAGGCACTCGACGAAGGAACCTTGTCATCCTTACTCTGAGAAGAACTTTGTTTACGAGCATTCTTCTCGGACTGTTCTTTCGCTTCCTTCTCTTTCACTCGTTTTTCCGCGAGTTTGGCCGCATCCTCTTGGATCTTCTTGGTTCTCGCTTCCATTACACGTTTGTTTAATTCTACGGCGTTGTGAGCTCGGATCTGTTCCGCTTCGTATTTGTGTACGGTCGGATTCCCGAAAATATTTCTCCAGAGACGAGTGAAAAAAGGCAGGTATTTAAAAAGACTGGAAATCTCTAATTTATCATAGGTTGCAATCAGATCTCTGTTATCGATAAAGTCTTTGATCTTCATTCTATCCAGGATACGGATCTCACTGTCGTTTCCGGTCGTTGCAAAAACTTTTCTTGCGGCTTCGATCGCGCCGGAGATCGAAAGTTTATGAAGGACATAGGTATAGAGCGTGTTCTTATCCGCAAACTCGGTATGAAGAATCTGTTCGTGGTTGGCGACAAGGTTACGGATATCTTCTTCGATCTGCTGACCGCGAAAGCGAAGGAAGTTCAAATCCACGAGACGGTTCGCGGATTTGATATAATCCAGAATCTCACCGAGTTTGACCTTCTTTTCTTCCTTTTCTTTTTTCTCTTTATCCTCTTCCTCAAAGTGAATGAGGGCTAAGAGTTCTTCCATTGCAGTCTTTTGATCCCCGTACGCGGGACTCAAATAAGGCATAACTGCATTCACGAGTGCGCGCGTGCTTTCTTGTTCTTCCGAAGACAAGGATCCTACCGCTCCGATTTTTTGGAGTTCGGGAAGCAATCGATCGTTGAGAAACGATTTGTATGCTTCGATTCTCGCGAGAATTTCATCCTGAACATTATAGTAAAATACGGAACGATTTCCGGGGTTCAGTGCGTTTTCGTTTCGAAAGAAGAATAAAGTCTTCTGTTCCACGAGTTTTTTTAGAACCGGTTTCAAATGAATATTTACCGTGACTTGTTTTAGTCCTGGCGTGACATCCAGAGGATCGTTGAAAAGACTTCCGATCTCCGTAGACGCATATGTATCCGTAAGCTTATTCTCTAAGATTGCTGTATGAATTCGTTTGATAAATTCTTCCTTGCCGGGAAAAATCCGTTTTTCTTTGGCCCATCTTTGGATCGAAGAAAAGGTCGTGGAGTTCACTCCGTCCACATAACGATGACTCGTCGAAGCGTCGGCCGGTTGCGGCCTTGCAAAGACTGGATTGAGCCGAAGATAAGAATCGATCTTACCATCGGAAGCGTCTCCGGTCGGATTAAAATCCACCATACAGATTTTTTTTACGATCGGAGGATTGTATTTTGTGCAGAGTTCGCGAAGATATTGATCGATCTTCTCTTTTTCGATGTTCATTTCCCGAGTAAGTTGATCGGCGTTGGGAAGAATCTTATTCGCGACGTATTTATCCGTCCAATCGCCGATCACTAGCAAAAGTTTGTGAATTCCCTTGTATTGGAAATCACCCCTGGATTCCAGCGACTGAGTCAACTGTAATGCAGTATTATAATCTGCGACTTTTAATTCAGGGGCTTGTGGTTCCAACATCGAATGACAGTATCATCCTAGGAATTTTTTTTTGTAAAGAAGTTCTGCGTTTAATAACGCAGCGCCGGCCGCGCCTCGAATCGTATTATGACTCAAGACGACATATTTCCAATCAAAGATCGGGTCCGGTCTCAGACGTCCGATAACCGTAGTCATCCCCCGTCCGGTCTCCAGATCCAGTCTAGGCTGGGGACGATCCTCTTCTTCTCTATAAAGAATCGGAGGATTCGGAGCCTGAGGAAGTCCTAACTTCTGAGGTTCTCCGGAAAAATTTTTCCAAGCGGAAAGAATCTCTTCTTTCGAGGCTTTCTTTTTGAATTTCACGGAAACACAAACGGTATGTCCGTCGAAAACGGCAACACGGTTGCAATGCGCTGAAATCGGGAAATCCGCGTGAACGATCTTGCCATTCTCCACTTTTCCGAGACATTTCAGAGGTTCAATTTCGGCCTTTTCCTCTTCACCGCCGATATGAGGAACCACGTTCCCCAGAATATCCATCGTAGGAACTCCAGGGTAACCCGCACCGGTGATCGCCTGCATCGAAAAGAGCATAACGGACTCGATTCCAAAAAGATCATACAAAGGTTTGAGCGAAATGGTCACGCCCATAATCGTACAATTCGAGTTCGTGATGATTTTTCCCTTTGTCTTCTGCGAAGAGAGAACATCCAAATGAGAAGCATTCACTTC from Leptospira stimsonii carries:
- the asd gene encoding aspartate-semialdehyde dehydrogenase, giving the protein MSRVKVAVLGATGSVGQRFIQLLENHPYFEVTHLCASENSAGKTYGDVMKKRWKISSDIPAYAKNIVITTPEPEKTNGVALAFSGLDASIAGEVETAYASAGIHIISNSKNHRMDPIVPILSAEVNASHLDVLSSQKTKGKIITNSNCTIMGVTISLKPLYDLFGIESVMLFSMQAITGAGYPGVPTMDILGNVVPHIGGEEEKAEIEPLKCLGKVENGKIVHADFPISAHCNRVAVFDGHTVCVSVKFKKKASKEEILSAWKNFSGEPQKLGLPQAPNPPILYREEEDRPQPRLDLETGRGMTTVIGRLRPDPIFDWKYVVLSHNTIRGAAGAALLNAELLYKKKFLG
- the pyk gene encoding pyruvate kinase; the protein is MKSESSVFRKTKIICTIGPATAEKKMIQALAEAGMNVARLNMSHGNHEFHRNIIRNIKALNKDVLKNPIAILLDTQGPEIRTGDLQVDHLDLKVGETFTFHIIPGEESEEQSVFVNYKDIVKDLKVGDPVTVDNGLINLVVEEINDFALKCKVLDGGRLGSRKHINLPGIRVNLPSITAKDQKDILFGLEEDVDFIALSFVRSVEDINQLKKIIDDNKGHAQIIAKIEDQEAVRNMKEIVAASDGVMVARGDLGVEVPIEELPILQRAIIKECALRGKRVIVATHLLESMINNPSPTRAEVTDVANAVYEEADAIMLSGETAAGKFPVRCVEMMDKIAQRVERTGGVDYVREKIPQDKKEQMAKSASELADSLKCPAIIVITRRGTTALNVAGFHPYYPLIYAFTNMTTVRRKLWLTRGVIPYRIDFSRDPEKTIRLAIETLKKAGRLEDGDQVVILSDIIAGEDRVETIQIREVKTYPAIEAEALSK